The Pseudodesulfovibrio sp. zrk46 genome contains a region encoding:
- a CDS encoding hydrogenase maturation nickel metallochaperone HypA encodes MSIVQSILGILREEMVKHDGKKLKKVVIKNGALAGVVTESLKFAWDALTPTEGFDGAELEIVEIPIRVACGDCGEEFVPEHSRCMPCPKCDQLLGHKVLQGKEMLIDSIEIDDE; translated from the coding sequence ATGTCTATAGTTCAATCCATACTCGGCATCCTGCGCGAGGAAATGGTCAAGCACGACGGCAAGAAGCTCAAGAAAGTGGTCATCAAAAACGGCGCGCTCGCCGGTGTGGTCACTGAATCCCTGAAGTTCGCCTGGGATGCGCTGACACCCACTGAAGGCTTTGACGGAGCCGAGCTGGAGATTGTTGAAATCCCCATCAGAGTGGCGTGCGGTGATTGCGGCGAGGAATTTGTCCCTGAGCATTCGCGGTGCATGCCGTGTCCGAAGTGCGATCAGTTACTTGGACATAAGGTTTTGCAAGGGAAGGAAATGCTCATCGATTCGATTGAAATCGACGACGAGTAG
- the ribB gene encoding 3,4-dihydroxy-2-butanone-4-phosphate synthase: MNQSQLEQFGDSIVRVERALQALREGKGILVTDNEDRENEGDLIFAAETLTDEQMALLIRECSGIVCLCLTDEKVRSLELPMMVEENNSQYQTAFTVTIEAAEGVTTGVSAADRVTTIKAAIAEGAKPSDIASPGHVFPLRARSGGVLERGGHTEATVDMTRMAGLAPCGVLCELTNPDGTMARLPEIIEFALKHDMPVCTVDDIVAYRKLNEAVAA, encoded by the coding sequence ATGAATCAGTCTCAACTCGAACAGTTCGGCGACTCCATCGTGCGAGTCGAAAGAGCGCTCCAGGCCCTCCGCGAGGGCAAGGGCATTCTTGTCACGGACAACGAAGACCGCGAAAACGAGGGCGACCTCATCTTTGCGGCAGAGACCCTTACCGACGAACAGATGGCTTTGCTGATCCGCGAATGCAGCGGCATCGTCTGCCTGTGCCTGACCGATGAAAAAGTTCGCTCCCTGGAGCTGCCCATGATGGTCGAGGAGAACAACTCCCAGTACCAGACTGCCTTCACGGTCACCATCGAAGCAGCCGAAGGCGTCACCACCGGCGTTTCCGCGGCTGATCGCGTCACCACCATCAAGGCAGCCATTGCCGAAGGCGCCAAGCCTTCCGACATCGCCAGCCCCGGCCACGTATTCCCGCTCCGCGCCCGCAGCGGCGGCGTGCTGGAACGCGGCGGCCACACCGAAGCCACCGTGGACATGACCCGCATGGCAGGCCTCGCTCCGTGCGGCGTGCTCTGTGAGCTGACCAACCCGGACGGCACCATGGCGCGCCTGCCCGAAATCATTGAATTTGCCCTTAAGCACGATATGCCCGTCTGCACCGTGGACGACATCGTCGCCTACCGCAAACTCAACGAAGCCGTGGCTGCATAA